Part of the Littorina saxatilis isolate snail1 unplaced genomic scaffold, US_GU_Lsax_2.0 scaffold_1262, whole genome shotgun sequence genome is shown below.
AGTTTCTGACAAAACTAGGCCCTTGCGGATACGGACTTCTGGCAATGTTTTACGGACAATAAAATGACAATGACCAGAGCACGCAAATGGATTCTAAAACACCCCTCTTTTCATGCCAGAATGATCATCCTCAAGATCGTGGGCATTactgaaaagaagaagaagaagaagaagaagaagaaagttagTCTCAGTATTTCTGCGACCAGTTTATTGCGAACAAGTCTGTTGGTTTTCTGTTTGAATCTCTTATTATAACGGCATTTGAAttcaaatgttgttgttgtagtaatttttttatttttttttgtaagcGCTTTATTTCGCTCTTCTTATGAGACTACAATGCCAAAGGAGATAAATGTGTGTACAAATATGAGTAGTTCAAGTAGTGCATTTGTGTCACTGTaaacaaaatccaaaaaaaCTTTGAGAAAAGACAAATTAAAATGATTTATGTTTGACCCTCTGTGTCCCACAGCATCTAACCATGGACGCTCCATCCACCTCACCACCCTCTTCACTTCCGGTGACCTTGAAGTTCACGACCTTGACCTTAgtcgcgaccttgaccttgcacTTCGTGAGATCCTCACCTCTGCCAGGATCCACGAGATTCTACGTGGACCTCAACCCGTACGTTGCGAAAAACTGTGACGTCATCAGCTTCGTTGAACACGGTTTCGAGGTCTCTGGTTGCAGTCCGACGAAGAACGACACGGTCTGGGACGACTCTCTCCTGCAAGAGCGCTCTGTGTGTCCGTGGATGACTGTACGAGATGAGGACCCCTACCGGGTTCCCAGGCTCTTGTTCCAGGccaagtgtatgtgtgtccacGCTCAAGTAAGAATACATCacatttattacacccccggtataggggtgtgtataggtttcggtcgatgtgtttgtttgtttgtttgtttgtgtgtttgtgttcgcatatagatctcaagaatgaacggaccgatcgtcaccaaacttggtgaacaggttctatacattcctgagacggtccttacaaaaattgggaccagtcaaacacacggttagggagttattggtggattaaaattatacaaggacttatagagggacatcttaatggtcaaagggaaataaccattctcactcagtcactgccaccaactgagaaggttatttccctttgacgggggtgttttttctacctcgatggaatttcttgttgttctaATGTTCCAACCCTTTAACTGcttttggtgggtttttttttgtcgaTCTTATTTGTTCTTCATTTGTgtcaataaatatatttttttatttttttagcaaAAACATACAATATCGGTAAATCATGATCCGAAGTGTTCACTTTCAATCTTTTAGGACAAAAGATTTACTaagtgtttttatatcgctttacgctACTTCGTGCAATGTGTCAGAACAGGTTTGTGGCATGGCAAGAATAAGGGCGTCGCCCAGTGTGGCATATCGACAGTTATGAGTGGAAGCTATAAATAGCTATCGATTTTGTTTTGTAACAGCATTTATTCGCAGAACGCACACCACTTATACTTTCGCTTACCCTTGTACGTACTATTGTTCGTTGCTCGTCGGTCGTTTGCCTGTTCagtgtttcttgtgtgtgtgtgtgtgtgtgtgtgtgtgtgtggggggggtgtttgtgtgtgtgtgtgtgtgtgtgtgtgtgtgtgtgtgtgtgtgtgagtagtgtgttttctgtgtgtttgccGTGAACTTATCgacttttgtttgcttttttgaatTAAAAAAGTGCATTTAATGGCATTCATATTATTAACATGATTGCTGATGGTTGCAGTTTACAAATCCTTGTAATTAACAAACTCATTAACAGCAAGATTGACATCTCTTGCAGGGCACACAGTCTGACCAGCCGTGCTGCCGAGAGAACCACGTGACCATTCCCGTCGTGCACTGCGACAAAGACCCGGAAGCGGAAACTCCAAGTGTGTGCAGGATGACGTACAAGCGAGTTTCGGACagctgtgtttgtgctgacacAACATAAGCaattcactgcgttttgcacgagcggcatactacggtcattgtgaaaaaaatgcagtgcgttcagtttcattctgtgagttccacagtttgactaaatgcagtaatttcaccttacgcgacttgttaatcatTGCGTAGCACTAACGTGAAGAATGCATGACATTCAAGAACCAACATTATaagtttttctttcttgtttttttgtttgttttaattgtgtgtttttGAAACAATTGTGTTTATACTTTGTACAACAGCATTATAGTTATGTCTACTCGGTGAATGACACTACAGATTAGAAAAAGCGAAATATTTCTGCTGATGGGCAGTATAACTTTTAAGCTAGTTTGACAGGTATAATTCACATTAATCAGTTTTCTGGTAGACACAACGGACCTTTTTCACTGACATTCAGATGAGATATATACCTTCAGCAGAACATTGTCACATTGATATCTGCAAAAATAAATCTTGTCCCAATACATATCTTTTTGGTcatcactttctttctttatttatttggtgtttaacgtcgttttcaaccattcaaggttatatcgcgacggggaaagggggggggatgggataggggaaaggggggagatgggatagagccacttgttaattgtttcttgttcacaaaagcactaatcaaaacattgctccaggggcttgcaacgtagtacaatatatgaccttgctgggagaatgcaagtttccagtacaaaggacttaacatttcttacatactgcttgactaaaatctttacaaacattgactatattctatacaagaaacatttaacaagggtaaaaggagaaacagaaccgttagtcgcctcttacgacatgctgggtagcatcgggtaaattctttctcgtcccaaccaataattatgggactccccctaacccgcggggggtttttGGTCATTAAGTTTCTTCGTTTATTTTCTAGTTTTCAAAATAACTACATTGAAATATTGATCATGGTCTCATGCCAAACCTCCAATGTAGTGATGTCTTGATCACTCTCTGGTCTTGTTACCTTTCCATTTCAAAATGCCTCTGCAGTATCGATCTTTTTCATTGTCTCACACACTTTAACGCCCGCGTTTGTTTGacatatgtgtgtctgtctttgtgtttgtctgtgtgcctgtctgtgtgtttgtctgtgtgcctgtctttctgtctgaaaCATCTGAAATGCACACAACacgacactttttttttaaatctttttttatttgttttagttCTTATTCTGGGTGCTTCAAGACAACAACAAACTCACACAAGTAAAATCTCTTTGCTTCTAATGGAACAATAAAGCTTATTTAAAATCGATGTTTATTGCGTTTTATTTCTTACGCTGATGATAATTAAAAGCTGGTCGTAAAGAAAGGATTGCCCCGGTTGTACGACACTAATTTAAACACTCACAATTCTTTTTTAAATTATGTTGGCATACAGGGATTCATCTGATTGTGTATACCTGGAGTCACTTGATCATGTAAGCGGCGaagcaaaaataaaagaatgaaAACAACATAATTATTTTCGTGTTGATAGCATCATGCTGCTGCTGATGGTGGTGATAAtaacggtgatgatgatgatgatgatgataagtaCATGATGACGATGGTGAATGTGTGCTGCCCACACAACTACAACTACCAGTAACGATTTTGTTTGACCAGGTGAAAGCAAAAAAACCTTACGAACACATACATCCTGTGTACGAACCATAAAACCATATAACAGTTGACACAACGTGAAGAAAGACAGCACAAAGGCAAAAGCTTTCGTACTAAGGGAGATAATCGCCAtattcaaaaacaaagactACAGCAGTTGCCTCCCTGTGGTGCGAGATGTATACAGGGAGATAATTCCTCAACTTTCTTTCGTTGGCAGGTCTCTGGGTTGCTCACAGCTTTCTCTCCCCCtgttgtctctgtttgtctctcacacacacacacacacacacgcccgcgcacacacaaacatacttaCAATTAGACATAAGCCAGAAAGATTCTTCgacttcttctcgttcgctcctttTAGATTTTCACTCAAGCGGCATGCAAGAAAGATTAATAACGATTAAGAAACCTCCAAAAGATAATCGTCGCTGTTTTCTATTTTGACTTTATTTTTTAATCTGATGTACACATTGCAAAACAACAACTTCACAAGCAATGAAAgatactttctttatttggtgtttaacgtcgttttcaaccacgaaggttatatcgcgacggggaaaggggggagatgggatagagccacttgtcaattgtttcttgttcacaaaagcactaatcaaaaaattgctccaggggcttgtaacgtagtacaatatattaccttactgggagaatgcaagtttccagtacaaaggacttaacatttcttacatactgcttgactaaaatcttttcaaaaatggactatattctatacaagaaacacttaacgcgggtaaaaggagaaacagaatctgattagtcgcctcttacgacatgctgggaagcatcgggtaaattcttccccctctCCCGCTGGGGGTCAGCAGACACACAGCTAGATAAAGGGAGACAATTAAACATGGTTGTCACCCCTAGCAAGCTGGTGTAGCTTGCATAAAGTGCTACTCGTGAAGTTCAAAAACCACATTTTTCTGAAAGAAAACATAACTTACTCATCAAATTAGGTTGTTAAATCAAGCCACGACACACTGATCGTTGTATGTCGGTGAATGATCTCTATTTGTCCTGTATCAATAAAGACTCCCTCAAATTCAAAATCACAGTGTGCTTTTAACGTTTAATCTTAACAAAGACGGGAAATCGAGATAAGAGTGGTggtgggggatgtgtgtgtgtgtgtgtgtgtgtgtgtgtgtgtgtgtgtgtgtatgtatctatgtatgtatgtgtgtgtgtgtgtgtgtcagtgtgtgtgtgtgtttgtgtgtatggatggatggatggatggttggatggatgg
Proteins encoded:
- the LOC138956124 gene encoding uncharacterized protein, translated to MDAPSTSPPSSLPVTLKFTTLTLVATLTLHFVRSSPLPGSTRFYVDLNPYVAKNCDVISFVEHGFEVSGCSPTKNDTVWDDSLLQERSVCPWMTVRDEDPYRVPRLLFQAKCMCVHAQGTQSDQPCCRENHVTIPVVHCDKDPEAETPSVCRMTYKRVSDSCVCADTT